The following are encoded in a window of Arthrobacter sp. OAP107 genomic DNA:
- a CDS encoding AAA family ATPase yields the protein MEPNRRITIDEALPGGQGFTGSAARGVNPLNGHKPVPLEAPAFRAASERILTAINTVIDGKAEAAKLALTVLLAQGHLLLEDVPGVGKTLLAKTLARTIDCSVSRIQFTPDLLPSDVTGVSIYNQSSRQFEFRPGAVFANIVIGDEINRASAKTQSALLECMEEHQVTVDGHSYKLGEPFMVVATQNPIEMEGTYPLPEAQRDRFMARISMGYPDKDSEIEMLETHQATSPLAGIKAVVTAADVAAMIATVQQVFVSEAVKEYTVAVGRATRDSAMLRLGASPRSLLQLLRAAKATAALDGRDFVLPDDVVAVAEAVLAHRIILDRKAASTGETPQGVVRGVLARIPVSQEMTDTANAGRTSPELRHSR from the coding sequence ATGGAACCGAACCGACGCATCACGATCGATGAAGCACTCCCCGGCGGACAGGGCTTCACTGGAAGTGCTGCGCGCGGCGTCAACCCCCTCAACGGACACAAGCCCGTTCCCCTTGAGGCCCCGGCTTTCCGTGCCGCCAGCGAACGCATCCTCACCGCCATCAATACGGTCATCGACGGCAAGGCCGAGGCCGCGAAGCTGGCGCTCACGGTCCTGCTCGCGCAGGGCCACCTGCTCCTGGAGGACGTCCCCGGAGTGGGCAAGACGCTGCTGGCCAAAACGCTGGCCCGCACCATCGACTGCTCCGTCAGCCGGATCCAGTTCACCCCCGACCTCCTCCCCTCCGATGTCACCGGCGTCTCCATTTACAACCAGTCCTCGCGCCAGTTCGAGTTCCGCCCGGGTGCCGTGTTCGCGAACATCGTGATAGGCGACGAGATCAACCGGGCCTCCGCCAAGACGCAGTCCGCCCTGCTCGAATGCATGGAAGAGCACCAGGTCACGGTGGACGGACACTCCTACAAGCTGGGCGAACCGTTCATGGTGGTGGCCACCCAGAACCCCATCGAGATGGAGGGGACGTATCCTCTCCCGGAGGCCCAGCGGGACCGCTTCATGGCCCGGATCTCCATGGGGTATCCGGACAAGGACTCCGAGATCGAAATGCTCGAGACCCACCAGGCCACGTCGCCTCTGGCCGGGATCAAGGCCGTGGTCACCGCGGCGGATGTGGCCGCCATGATCGCCACCGTCCAGCAGGTGTTCGTCTCCGAAGCCGTGAAGGAGTACACCGTGGCCGTCGGCCGGGCCACCCGCGACAGCGCCATGCTGCGCCTTGGCGCGAGCCCGCGCTCGCTGCTGCAGCTGCTCCGGGCCGCGAAGGCGACGGCGGCGCTGGACGGCCGTGACTTCGTGCTGCCCGATGACGTCGTTGCCGTCGCCGAGGCCGTGCTGGCGCACCGGATCATCCTGGACCGGAAAGCCGCCAGCACGGGCGAGACCCCGCAGGGCGTGGTCCGCGGCGTCCTGGCCCGGATCCCCGTCAGCCAGGAGATGACGGACACGGCAAACGCCGGGCGGACATCGCCCGAACTCCGCCATAGCCGCTAG